In the Natrinema sp. CBA1119 genome, CCTACCATTGACTTGTGGAATCTCCTCTTTGCACCAGAGGATGGGTTTGATCATCAGCAGGTAATTGACCGCGAGGATTTCCCAACGTATCTCCGTTCTGCGATGAACATGTCGCTCATCCAGATCGGTGATGGATGGTACCCATATGCGGCTGGAGATATTAGTGACTCAGACCCAGACCGGTTTGCTGCTGTTCAGGCGCTTGAAGAAGACCCATTCGCACTAATTTCGACAAAGCGAGCGTTAGAGAGGTATCAGAACAGAGGACTACTGGACACTTTCGTCAAACAAACTGATTCTGAGCGGGAGACCGACGATACCCGAGTGTCCGATAAACATCAGGCACTACATTATGCAACGGTCAAAAGCTCGAATGACTTCGAAACAGAATCCTTGGGGGTCGTCGCCGGCATGCCTCACCCAGGAGACGATCTTGTCCGTCTCTGGGCGGGGTTATGCGGCGAGGCAGTCGAAATAACACGTAGCGACGATGAGGACGTTGAGAAGTCATTCGGCGACCTTGGCGATAAGATCTACCAGTATTTCGCTCATGATCAAGTCGTACAGGCGGTACTCAGATTTGGTCGGGATCAAACCGTATTCGAAAACGGCGGTGCGACAGTCTATATTAGCACCTACGCGCTTCCAGACTGGTTCGATGTAGAGACTGAATTCAACGTTCAGTCGAAAGAGTTGGAAGGCGCAGTTCTCGTAAAACTATTCGAGGTATTTCAACAGGAGGACAATCCAGACCGAGCGCTACGGTCGATCACGAAAATCCACGAGCTGATCGATGAAGATAACCGGTTAATGGAAGATCCTAGCAAGAAAGGGGTGCGGAACGCGATTGAACGAGTTGTAGCAAAGGACTACGTGACTGTCGAACCTAACCGCGGAAAATACTCCGCTGATCTATACAGATGGGATGGCGACGGCGAAATCCTTCTGGCAAAAGATGGTACGACGCTACTTCACGTTCAAGACGACATTCACGTGATCCAGTTAGAGGGAGAGTGGTAATTCCATTCCGACAATCCAAGTCAGCCGATCTCTCCTACTAAGAATTCTGGCGCAGGTCAGTAAGAGAGATTCGTTATCCAACTATCTGTGTCGCTTCTTCCGTCGGTTCAATACGACTGTTTTCGTTCCGACGGTAGTAATCGTCCAGGTGTTGTGAAAGGTACTGCCACGCCTCTTTCCCAGTCTCGAACCCCCACTCTGAAGCGAGGTCTCCATTCGACGTCGGTGCCAACCGGATAATATCTGCTACTCGCTCCCGTTCCTGCTCCGAGAGCTCACCCCCTACCGGAGATTCCGAATTTAATAAGCTAGTGTCATCATCCGTTGCTCCATCAGTCGTTGATGTCGAGGTCTCCTGTGACTTAGAACCATCCTGCGTAGATTGTGAACTGCTGCCCATGGCCTGCGCCGAAGTGTCCTCTGTAGACGCCAGCGCTTGCAACGGTGTTCCGTCTGGGATCTCGTCCATCAGTTCCTGCGCAATAAGTGAAAGCATCTGTTGCCGTCGCTCCGGCGTAACCGAGAACTCATATCGAATCTTTTCCTTCACAACCCCATCGGTCTGATGACCCTCAAACACACTATGGGTATAGGACATCCGCTGAAGATCCACCTCTCCTGGAAGGTTTGGGGCGACCGTGATCCCGAGCGTCCATGATTTTGGTTCGAGTTTAGTGTAGTTGGTCGAAAACTGTGGAGACAGTTTCGTGTCACGCGGGTCTACGTTGGGTGGGATATCGGCCTCTGTTGATGCCAAATCATGGGTCGGTGAATACGTTTGCCCGTCACTCCCGACGAATTTCGTTTTGCTGATTCCATTCCATTTCTGTACGTACTCGGAGGTGTTCTCGATTCGAGTCACACAGAGAAATCGGTTCTCAGTCTGGATAGAATCAACCTCGTGTGGCCAAGCAAGTGGTTCGATGTCGGTTCGGAACAGTCCGACAAGGGAAACGCGCAGTGGCCCCTTCTCGATTGTTAAACCATCCGCGAGCGTGCCCTCTATCGACGCTGCACTCACAGGTGTGCCGAGTGCCGCAAGTCCACGGGCAAATCCGCTGAACGTACTGGTACCGTCCGTGGAACCAGCAGTTGGATCACCGTTCTGGATCTGCTCGTACGCATCTTGGATCTCTTGAAAACGCTCTTGGCTCCCGCCCTGATCTGGGTGATGTTCCTTTACCAGTGCTCGATATGCAGCTTCGACCACGATCTCACTCGCATTTTTTGTTATTCCGAGGACATCGTACGGATTGGGCATACGCACAAATGCGAGTCTGGCAAGAAATCCATTTCCCTTAGAGGGTGTCATAGAACGGTTGGCACACCCAAGTTGCTGATTGATGGAGACAGCAGCCCTATTCAGTAACTGCTTCTACGCCGTGAATCTCGAACCTGGCCCCGTTCGTGGTACTATCCGTGACACGAATCTGCCAGTCGTGGGCTGCAACAATCTGTTTGACGATGCTCAATCCGAACCCAGTGCCATCCTCACTTGTTGAGTAGCCAGCTCTAAGGACATCTTCACGCTTGTCGGCCGGGATTCCTTGCCCATCGTCCTCAACGTAGAATCCATCATCGAGTGCACCGACCGTTACGGTGACGTCTTCACCACCGTGGTCGATAGCGTTACGAATCAGATTCTCAAACAGCTGTTTGAGCCGACTTTTATCTGCCCGAACGGTGCGGTCGGTGTCGGTGATAAGCGTGGCAGCACCCGTCTCAACGGTTGCCCAACACTCCTCTACCAGTGGATCGAGCGCGACCAGATCGAAATCCGTAACGGCGTCTCCCTCTCGTGCTAACGATAGGAGTTCATCTATCAGCGTCCGCATGCGCTCGTGGGCTTGTTCAATTGAGTCCAAATGTTCACTGTCGCACTCCGTCGCCGCCAGCTCCAAACGCCCTTCGGCAACGGTGAGCGGATTCCGAAGATCGTGACTGACGATACTGGCGAACTCTTCGAGTCGGTCGTTTTGCTCGGTGAGTTCTCGCTCACGGGCACGGAGCTGCTCGGTTCGTTCTAACTGTTCAAGCGCTGTCGCCAGTCCGCCGGCCAGAATCTCACCCAGGAGTGCGTCCTGTTCGTCGAAGGTCTCTGGGGACGATGACCCGGCGAGCAAAACCCCGTATTTACCGAGTGGCAAGATAAGCTCGCTCCGAATCGGCGTGGCTGGATTATACCGGTCCGGATCCTCGTGAACATCATCAACAGAGAGTGTCTCCCCGCGTTGATAAACCCGCCACGCAATACTGTCACCACCCGCAAATGTGGGTGGCTCGCCAATAAGATCGTATACGGCGTCGGTGGATGCCACCGGAACGAGCCCGTCGGCAACATCGTCGTACAGATGGATTGAATTCGCTTCTAATTCCAGAAGATCTCTCATCGTCTCCACACCGATCTCGGCGACCTCTTCCCGCGTGTCCGCACTCATCAACTCCTGGGTGACCCGATTCAACGCTTCGAGTTGCCGTTCACGGGTCTTCCACTCATCAACATCGAGGTGAATGCCGACCGCACGGATTGGCTCACCGTCGTCATCTCGCTCAACGATTTTGCCGAGATCCCGAATCCACTTCCACTCACCATCAGCAGTTCGCATTCGGTGTTCGGTGTCGTAGTAGTCCGTTTGCTGCTGGCGATGAGCCTCAAGGGCAGCCGTCACGTCATCAAGATCGTCCGGATGAACCCGCGACTCCCATGTGTGGAGGTGTGGTTCGAGTTCGTCAAGCGTGTAGCCGAGCATCTCGGCCCACTGCTCGTTGAACTCGACTTCATCGGTCGTCATGTCCCAATCCCACACGCCGAGGTTCGCGCCTTCGATTGCGAGTTCGAGACGTTCCTTGAGCCTCTCGATTTCTTCAATCCGCTGCGTTCGCTCAGTGATGTCCCGCGAGACGACCATAAATCGGTCACCATCTCCCACCGGGAGGCGAGTAAGGTGAACTTCGACCGGAAACCGTGTTCCGTCATGCGTCTCGAACTCCGTTTCGATTCGTTTCCGATCTCCAACGTCCATTCCATCCCAAATGGCCTGTAATTCGTCTGAGTCGATTTCCTGATCGATGTCCCAGACTTTCTGCCCGACAATCTCGTCTTTTGGTTGGTTGAACGCCTCGCAGAATTGCTGGTTGACATCAACGATAGTCCCATCAGTGGTATGAATATCGATCATATCAGGGGAGCTTTCGAAGAGGGCTTCGAGACGGGCTGTGGTCTGTTTGAGACGGTTCTCACGCTCTTTGGTTTCCGTAATGTCGCGCACACTCACGACGTATCCGCCAATCGCGGTCGCCGTTTGGTTACTCCCTCTGGTCTCAAGCCAGATCCATGAGTCATCCTTGTGCCGGTAGCGAAATTCATCGGTAACAACCTCATCGTCTTCAGCGTCGAGGATTTCAGCGAACGTCTCACGAACTTTCTGTTGATCGTCGGGATGGACGTGTTCGAATACCTGATTACCGACACGCTCAGCAGGCGGATACCCGGTAATACGCTGTACAGACGGGCTTTCGTACAGAATATCGCCTGACTCACCCACGATGAGAATCCCATTAGAGAGATGCCTGACGAGTTCCTGGTATTTCTCTTTCGGCAACTCCATTATTGTAATCTCTTAATCACTAACCGGCAAAGAACCCTTGTATTCCATACGCAGTTCTATCTACCGGAATATTCAGCGAACAACGAGCGTTAGAAAACACTTGTGAATAGTTCTATGACACTCTTTTCCCTTATCCAAAAGGGGCTCATCTCCCAAGGACGATATTTACCGATTAACCCTCGCAAACGGGCCAGAACCAAGGATAGAATGCAGGGTATTCTAGAAAAACACAACATTAGTTAGACGGTCTTTGACATCTGACCGTCCGCCCAAACCGATTCCTCATAAATATCAACCACTACCTCCACCGACTCCGGCAGACCGCCCACGTCCACCATTACGATGATAGGATAGACTCGTTCCACCTCCTCGCTCACGATTGCCAACATCTCCTGCTGATTTTCCGTCAACCGAACTCGATTTCCGCTCGATACCGCCTTCACCTCCACCGCGTAGTACGCCAGCAGATCTGTCGTCGGATCCAACTCCTCTCTCGAACGTGACGGACTCGGTGCCCCCTCCAGTGGAGCCAGTGCCTTCGCCACTAGGATATCGTCAGGTATCCAGCCTTGCGAATACCCCCAGTCACCGTCTTCCGGCAACGTAACACCCTAAGTGAGTTTCCTTTGTCAGACTCCGACTCTTCGAATGAATTCGGACGTCGTCTTTGCTATACTCCTCATTCTCAGGTTGGTCTGTCGCGTGTGCCGTAATTGTCTCCTCAAGCCGCTCCGGAAACCCGCCGTGCCGCCCTGCAATCATCTCTGCAATCAATCCTACGTCCATTCTCGATAGGTCGTACGTAACCATTGGCTCTGGTTTGTCCTTTCCCGTCAGCCGCTTTGTATTGGACGGTTCAGGGGATAGTCATTTGCCACTATCTACCATGCTAACCCTTTCAATCCAGCGTACATTTGACCTACTACCATCGATAAGACAACCTAAGTCTATGATTATTGGTTAGAGGGGCCTGCTCTCCACATCTAACCTCCTGGCTTCCTGATCAGTAGAACACTCCTCCTCTAGCTTCGATTGGAATTGGCATTCAGATCCAGTGAAAGGAGCATCTCTGTTTTACGGAATCCACAGCCAGGGAGTGATCAGCTCACGCTCCGCCAGCTCCGTCACCGTATGGGCGGCCCGCGCTGATTGCGCTGGCCGCCCAATCGTAGATCACCATACCGGTTGAGAGTGTAGCGGCTGTTCAGGCCGTTGTTGTACGGATCTACGGAATGCCTGGCCGCTCTGCGTGTTGCCCGTAGGTGCGCATGAGGGCAACACAATGCCCAGAACAGGAAATCAAATCCACGAAGGAATCGCCTTTGAAGAACAGCACAATCCTCGAACCAGATATCTCCCCGCTCACCCTCAGCAGTGTTCTCACCGAGTGATTGAGAGAGACCGTAGCCAGCGAGGTGATAAGCGATGAGCAGCAAGGATGACGATCCGAATGATCGACGAGTCGGTTCGGATCCCAACAGGTCGAACAATACTCGTGGAGATCCCAGATCAACCAATCTGAAGCCGATCTCGCCAGCAGAGGCCGTTGAATGGTATCTTCACCGACGTCGTAATGAACTCGCCTCTTCGTCATTGAAGACACATCGTTCCAGTCTCCGTCATTTCACGAAGTGGACAGAGCAGGTCG is a window encoding:
- a CDS encoding DUF5797 family protein, whose product is MPNPYDVLGITKNASEIVVEAAYRALVKEHHPDQGGSQERFQEIQDAYEQIQNGDPTAGSTDGTSTFSGFARGLAALGTPVSAASIEGTLADGLTIEKGPLRVSLVGLFRTDIEPLAWPHEVDSIQTENRFLCVTRIENTSEYVQKWNGISKTKFVGSDGQTYSPTHDLASTEADIPPNVDPRDTKLSPQFSTNYTKLEPKSWTLGITVAPNLPGEVDLQRMSYTHSVFEGHQTDGVVKEKIRYEFSVTPERRQQMLSLIAQELMDEIPDGTPLQALASTEDTSAQAMGSSSQSTQDGSKSQETSTSTTDGATDDDTSLLNSESPVGGELSEQERERVADIIRLAPTSNGDLASEWGFETGKEAWQYLSQHLDDYYRRNENSRIEPTEEATQIVG
- a CDS encoding PAS domain S-box protein, encoding MELPKEKYQELVRHLSNGILIVGESGDILYESPSVQRITGYPPAERVGNQVFEHVHPDDQQKVRETFAEILDAEDDEVVTDEFRYRHKDDSWIWLETRGSNQTATAIGGYVVSVRDITETKERENRLKQTTARLEALFESSPDMIDIHTTDGTIVDVNQQFCEAFNQPKDEIVGQKVWDIDQEIDSDELQAIWDGMDVGDRKRIETEFETHDGTRFPVEVHLTRLPVGDGDRFMVVSRDITERTQRIEEIERLKERLELAIEGANLGVWDWDMTTDEVEFNEQWAEMLGYTLDELEPHLHTWESRVHPDDLDDVTAALEAHRQQQTDYYDTEHRMRTADGEWKWIRDLGKIVERDDDGEPIRAVGIHLDVDEWKTRERQLEALNRVTQELMSADTREEVAEIGVETMRDLLELEANSIHLYDDVADGLVPVASTDAVYDLIGEPPTFAGGDSIAWRVYQRGETLSVDDVHEDPDRYNPATPIRSELILPLGKYGVLLAGSSSPETFDEQDALLGEILAGGLATALEQLERTEQLRARERELTEQNDRLEEFASIVSHDLRNPLTVAEGRLELAATECDSEHLDSIEQAHERMRTLIDELLSLAREGDAVTDFDLVALDPLVEECWATVETGAATLITDTDRTVRADKSRLKQLFENLIRNAIDHGGEDVTVTVGALDDGFYVEDDGQGIPADKREDVLRAGYSTSEDGTGFGLSIVKQIVAAHDWQIRVTDSTTNGARFEIHGVEAVTE